From a region of the Leptospirales bacterium genome:
- a CDS encoding rhodanese-like domain-containing protein, which translates to MKLLGRARFWPLLVALFGLLSCNSHSMAQEELHLLSRRSAAAAGVDEISPVELASLLAAAPDRVLLLDARTVQEQSVSRLAGAIAVDPEAAAASIAELRRFIGAPDTLRRSVVVYCAAGARSARLAGQIKAYLPTNANIVALNLQGGLFAWAAAGLPLVDDAGKATRRVHGYSPQWSRLALPPAEVTLEPVIH; encoded by the coding sequence ATGAAATTGTTGGGCAGGGCTCGATTCTGGCCGCTCCTTGTAGCGCTTTTTGGCCTGTTGAGCTGCAACAGTCATTCCATGGCCCAGGAGGAGCTTCATCTGCTGTCCCGGCGCTCAGCCGCAGCCGCCGGCGTGGACGAGATATCGCCAGTAGAATTGGCAAGTCTGCTGGCGGCAGCTCCTGATCGGGTGCTGCTGCTCGATGCACGGACGGTGCAGGAACAGAGCGTCTCGCGGCTTGCGGGCGCCATCGCCGTCGATCCCGAGGCCGCGGCGGCATCGATTGCCGAGCTGCGTCGCTTTATTGGGGCGCCGGACACGCTGCGGCGAAGCGTTGTCGTCTACTGTGCAGCGGGCGCCCGGTCCGCTCGCCTCGCCGGCCAAATCAAGGCCTACCTGCCGACCAATGCTAACATCGTTGCCCTGAACCTGCAGGGCGGACTCTTTGCCTGGGCCGCCGCCGGACTTCCGCTGGTCGATGACGCCGGCAAAGCTACGCGACGCGTGCATGGCTACTCGCCGCAATGGTCGCGACTGGCGCTTCCGCCAGCCGAGGTGACCCTTGAACCTGTCATCCACTGA
- a CDS encoding LysM peptidoglycan-binding domain-containing M23 family metallopeptidase has product MTLSAKLRIAILVAALVGLPYLSPGAILANARDGSDPESFGQPNLLKVYVDNGSIQSYRGRLGQWIAPGGEALSAIARRYGVSVDEIREVNGGNLSGPLVFAPMSLEMYDRLVSEGRGRREVEIDRRKFLWPVEEPHYTSRYGNRRGGMHTGLDMGCAPNTVVVAAADGVVVDSGWYGALGQAIAIQHDNDLVTWYGHNNRLLARVGERVKRGQAIALSGSTGRSTGPHVHFEVRFLGVAMNPEDFLQFGFTQPALVLREESPLDNEVEGAADAGGAASESRLGN; this is encoded by the coding sequence ATGACCCTCAGCGCCAAACTTCGAATCGCCATCCTGGTAGCCGCCCTTGTTGGCCTGCCATACCTCTCCCCTGGCGCAATTCTGGCCAATGCTCGCGACGGCAGCGATCCGGAGAGCTTCGGCCAACCCAATCTGCTGAAGGTCTACGTGGATAACGGCTCGATCCAGAGCTATCGCGGACGCCTGGGGCAGTGGATTGCTCCTGGCGGAGAGGCGCTTTCGGCCATCGCCCGGCGCTACGGCGTCAGCGTAGACGAGATCCGCGAGGTCAACGGCGGGAATCTAAGCGGCCCGCTGGTCTTTGCACCAATGAGCCTGGAAATGTATGACCGCCTGGTTTCCGAGGGCCGCGGACGTCGCGAAGTCGAAATCGATCGGCGCAAGTTTCTGTGGCCGGTGGAAGAGCCGCACTACACCTCGCGCTACGGAAACCGTCGCGGCGGCATGCATACCGGTCTGGACATGGGCTGCGCGCCAAACACCGTTGTCGTGGCGGCGGCGGACGGAGTGGTCGTCGACAGCGGCTGGTACGGCGCTCTTGGCCAGGCCATTGCCATTCAGCACGATAACGATCTGGTTACCTGGTATGGGCACAACAACCGTTTGCTGGCAAGGGTCGGCGAGCGCGTCAAGCGCGGGCAGGCGATTGCACTCTCCGGCAGTACCGGCCGCTCCACCGGTCCGCACGTGCACTTTGAAGTCCGTTTCCTGGGCGTGGCCATGAACCCGGAGGACTTCCTGCAATTTGGGTTCACGCAGCCTGCTCTGGTGCTGCGCGAGGAATCGCCGTTGGACAACGAAGTGGAAGGCGCAGCGGACGCCGGCGGCGCCGCCAGCGAATCGCGACTGGGCAATTGA
- the ruvB gene encoding Holliday junction branch migration DNA helicase RuvB, whose amino-acid sequence MTLRGEGLVKSVVAEGGEDDRALRPPRLADFIGQSDLKEKLSVAMIAARTRGEVLDHTLFSGPPGLGKTTLAAIVAAEMGGRLQSTTAPAITRPGDLARLLTLLEKGDILFLDEIHRLSPVCEEILYQAMEDRAIDFILGEGAAAQSVKLKLQPFTLIGATTRAGLLSSPLKTRFGLELRLDFYAAEDLARIVQRSAAILRMKLSEGAALALAARARMTPRVANRLLRRLRDYATVEAQELIDTQFAAARLDALGIDELGLVELDRRLLSLLIGRYRGGPVGLRTLAALVDEEERTLEEDHEPYMLRLGLMEKTPQGRVATRMAYQHLGIAAQNAAAEGDERLPF is encoded by the coding sequence ATGACGCTGCGCGGCGAGGGCCTGGTCAAGAGCGTCGTCGCCGAGGGCGGCGAAGATGATCGCGCGCTGCGGCCGCCGCGGCTGGCAGATTTCATCGGCCAGAGCGACCTGAAAGAAAAACTGTCGGTGGCCATGATCGCGGCGCGCACCCGCGGCGAGGTTCTGGATCATACCTTGTTCAGCGGTCCGCCTGGTCTTGGCAAAACCACGCTGGCGGCGATAGTGGCGGCGGAAATGGGCGGGCGTCTGCAAAGCACCACGGCGCCGGCGATTACGCGCCCCGGCGATCTGGCGCGATTGCTGACGCTGCTGGAGAAGGGCGATATCCTTTTTCTGGATGAGATACATCGACTCAGTCCGGTCTGTGAAGAAATCCTCTACCAGGCAATGGAGGATCGGGCTATCGACTTTATCCTGGGCGAGGGCGCGGCCGCCCAGAGCGTCAAACTGAAGCTGCAGCCCTTCACCCTGATTGGCGCCACAACGCGCGCCGGCTTGCTTTCCTCGCCGCTCAAGACGCGCTTTGGGCTGGAACTGCGCCTCGACTTCTACGCTGCGGAGGATCTGGCCCGGATTGTTCAGCGCAGCGCCGCCATCCTGCGAATGAAGCTGAGCGAGGGGGCGGCTCTGGCCCTGGCGGCTCGAGCGCGGATGACTCCGCGGGTGGCCAATCGGCTGCTGCGCCGCTTGCGCGACTATGCTACAGTGGAAGCGCAGGAACTCATCGATACTCAGTTTGCAGCGGCGCGCCTCGATGCCCTGGGGATTGATGAATTGGGACTGGTCGAACTGGACCGTCGACTGCTATCCTTGTTGATAGGTCGCTATCGCGGCGGGCCGGTTGGTCTGCGCACCCTGGCAGCGCTGGTCGACGAGGAGGAACGTACGCTGGAAGAGGACCACGAGCCCTATATGCTGCGCCTGGGATTGATGGA